The Sphaeramia orbicularis chromosome 16, fSphaOr1.1, whole genome shotgun sequence genome window below encodes:
- the cicb gene encoding protein capicua homolog isoform X1 — MRPLKKHRGRGGRRRGGSQPPQEKDPKRVRRETLVKTTEQITKTLNTPSTRKQTPPAAASSDKEPITSSNTPTPESAVVRKPVESAEKDGTKPEEKTEKEKMIGTNGNSAMSTDSVASSTSPPAPLSTATSPPATNHSHNIGSVSSRKTATFKARVPKKKYTYEHFANNASVLTAIHTSNPSLIHNDSCNIKGKVSDGVDVLNNNVKNSNNTINKSINVSISCSTNSNTTSVNSNMINSNNSSTRNHNNFINSSNSRSNNCSGKQPSVLTMDSNVTETNHFVSVDDRALRIVDSQEKQPRAGENESEGAPNSVRSSSTDTASEHSADLDAMEATGPSPHQKNSHMAASLYNSHLKEAILSEGLAEALAKGMKNQRVLALQTKRNTESGVKERDSCSLSRVFKPGVVRRVSGGMVEVQLQGEERLMQYPFHGETVITSSPEAKNTVELILDAPPPGTAPVAVGTQVCVPFGGEEGGPLLYREGIVSQVDPHPGVSFPYQVLLSEARETLDNEKEEKRAVNDQAVWVSRQSLRLLTPPWEVPYLDGGRAKEREREREREERERREELEVEREVCQLSIGMGVLGGGTRLSHGFTHQGVAGGHPYGNAHPPSHSSTCVVASMAHDCRDERQKQSNIPEEDVEVSHFNMGLSKTNSGTPQHRTIISKTSGYPPSSPHLSVVRGLGPPHLSTLASPQPPPSPALLGSEISNTTSNLPPSKTTPSQTPTPTSGGGPSSTSSSRSRTPLSLAQQKYKKGDVVCTPNGIRKKFNGKQWRRLCSREGCMKESQRRGYCSRHLSMRTKEMEAAGGERGGGGSSSGTVTPSDLRGRASSEFEWDDTSREGSETSSRGDSRPRLVLPSLLPHDVSSRFDFDECEAATMLVSLGSSRSGTPSFSPVSNQSPFSPAPSPSPSPLFGFRPANFSPITASPVLPHRRHRQHSGAGGGGGSKATIPAGGGERERHTSGIQPSFHSNLMFTVPMSPKRKPDAPLPPPLTSHHHDYTPKTELEQGDLSNSFRVLSPQTPASHSRTHTPTFSRPRGVTTPSSSRPPSSTAVSPPPLLVSPTPPSPLTPDGGPRRVVPVSQQALRDSPVIVRNPEVPLAKFTECPAGRGGGVGGGNEGGTDKSSSIDTSITLTPQPISGLQVPVPINAASAAVPNGTVILRSPAQTLVLVSPSPSLPTTDTPATPLQALSVTVSTTVTDPTPNSTDSSGDRGENRETGFGGEVQQPVPCHPSPTALLPLILPAENLHPVPRKDIIMGRPGTVWTNVEPRSVPVFPWHSLVPFLAPTQSDASSQPGEGHHPVNHPQAASLKTECHGVAALTQEPAEAPPTVERGPPSRPPPSADEAPPEKEKGDAERERPDSETESDVDDPFLPGVVPEQPLSTSPVKRRTQSLSALPKDGDKSSPGKREKDHIRRPMNAFMIFSKRHRALVHQRHPNQDNRTVSKILGEWWYALGPKEKQKYHDLAFQVKEAHFKAHPDWKWCNKDRKKSSSEGRGVPGGKDIRERSMSESTEAHSVELKGVGPGLVGASERSTGESHVGQLTRPRAFSQSAVHSLEQSDRGNTQALAELAQMCGDGGNQFSSHAPPLSQSQRGVSEDMTSDEERMVICEEEGDDDVIEDPYPSSSIDLKCKERVTDSDSENGSGDESERKRVFAPVICSSASSSSSHPTHHGRSVSLSSYPTSKRYDEGRSGGGGFSEHRRKGGGEGEGKNTFVGEGGGGVPASCFSLSSGQSVISTSPAGGPSSSSVGSLGTNPLLGIGAVRVASTVVTNVMRPVISTPLPIASKPRDGSASSSPHPPEKKSLIPQHQQPQLLIGSGATSGAAAAGGGYYSSSSPNPVGAGMSPGGVVTNLVLGGALTAQSAVQLITPSPQPQPPQQQQTHPSTAVSAPHNQTNGPVPLPLLQPQFLPASSLAPPGGKAITQVQYILPTLPANTNPKSPPQQLSQPTSIFNLPTAPPPHAALANGKQQGSSSLTGYTSSPTVGVVSPGARVQTQSPALQGKMLVPMATVRTAPAPAQQFPIVAPPLPVQNGAQAGGKIIQIAPMPLVQSQLPQGGAVHSPSPFPVTVGAAAVVAPSSAPSQAVLLPPAPTRITYVQSTPGVPSTVPLVSTTTGSSPSQQALPVPGSAYVPSPLATLGFTAIAPPGQTLVQPLIAGQPPLLATAQSPQPSTSAPASGTGGQIVTAIYPPSPSVTMATGVVSMTAVPPSVVYSVSSPSSASPHILPKHTVTPTTTITHPHPPQPHPDRPPDRHLPLDRPTDRQSDRQAERQTEMLTHLDRQLERQTQTSSISSSVAPPSGSALSIRPCSPQLQIQTSASTPGTPKLTQLPVRTPQKVKATVANIPVGSYEAGGRGKERDREKEREREREREREKEREREREREREREREAAANSHFSFDPEPGQSGSPSTHPADELPSSDRPLEGSSGVDSDSRNRDSTSTKEAGWKESLPSSPLPPPAATELTLPPPQTDKEGPTPKKVKARPPPLKKTFDSVDKSGRVLSEVYFEERFAELPEFRPEEVLPSPTLQSLATSPRAILGSYRRKRKNSTDLDSATDEQVSPKRKSRRRSSCSSEPNTPKSAAKCEGDIFTFDRAGTEGEDILAELEFEKVPYSSLRRTLDQRRALVMQLFQEQGFFPSAQATAAFQTRYSDIFPTKVCLQLKIREVRQKIMQTATPSDASAFGIPDSAGSGPGPSSSQLGEGSGRGVGELQDEEMEQGTEASPEDPRDSQDSSR; from the exons ATGAGACCATTAAAGAAACACAGAGGTCGAGGGGGAAGGAGGAGAGGGGGTTCACAACCTCCCCAAGAGAAAGACCCCAAAAGAGTCAGGAGGGAGACACTTGTCAAGACGACAGAGCAGATAACCAAAACACTGAATACTCCCTCCACACGTAAGCAGACCCCACCCGCAGCCGCCAGCTCTGACAAGGAGCCAATCACAAGCAGCAATACTCCCACACCAGAGTCTGCAGTGGTGAGGAAACCTGTGGAATCAGCTGAGAAGGATGGAACGAAAccagaagaaaagacagaaaaggagaAGATGATAGGCACAAATGGAAATAGTGCCATGTCTACTGATAGTGTTGCATCTTCTACCTCTCCCCCAGCGCCACTCTCCACAGCCACTTCCCCTCCAGCCACAAATCACAGCCACAACATAGGTTCAGTGTCTAGTAGGAAAACAGCCACTTTTAAAGCCCGTGTCCCCAAGAAGAAGTACACATATGAGCACTTTGCTAATAATGCAAGTGTCCTGACTGCCATTCATACCTCCAACCCTTCACTCATTCACAACGATAGCTGCAATATCAAGGGTAAAGTCAGTGATGGTGTGGATGTGCTCAATAATAATGTCAAGAATAGTAACAACaccattaataaaagcattaatgtTAGCATTAGCTGTAGTACTAACAGTAACACTACCAGTGTTAATAGCAACAtgattaatagtaataatagtagcacCAGGAATCATAATAATTTTATCAATAGCAGTAATAGCAGAAGTAATAATTGCTCAGGTAAGCAGCCATCAGTGCTAACTATGGATAGTAATGTTACAGAAACAAATCATTTTGTCTCTGTGGATGATAGGGCACTCAGGATTGTAGATTCCCAGGAAAAACAGCCCCGTGCTGGTGAGAATGAGTCAGAGGGTGCCCCTAACTCAGTGCGCTCCTCTTCCACTGATACAGCCAGTGAGCACTCAGCTGACCTTGACGCAATGGAAGCAACAGGACCAAGCCCTCATCAAAAGAATTCCCACATGGCAGCTTCTCTCTATAACTCGCACCTTAAAGAGGCCATTCTATCAGAGGGACTCGCTGAAGCTCTGGCCAAAGGTATGAAGAATCAGAGAGTGCTGGCTCTCCAGACAAAGAGAAACACAGAGAGTGGAGTGAAGGAGAGAGACTCATGCTCTCTGTCTCGTGTGTTCAAACCAGGTGTGGTGCGTAGGGTGAGTGGAGGTATGGTTGAAGTCCAACTCCAAGGAGAGGAGAGGCTCATGCAGTATCCTTTCCATGGTGAAACTGTGATTACATCATCACCAGAGGCCAAGAACACTGTGGAGTTAATTTTGGATGCCCCCCCACCTGGCACAGCACCTGTGGCCGTGGGAACACAAGTTTGTGTGCCATTTGGTGGAGAGGAGGGGGGGCCTTTGCTCTATAGGGAGGGGATTGTCTCTCAGGTTGATCCCCACCCTGGTGTGTCATTCCCTTACCAGGTGCTCCTCAGTGAAGCAAGAGAGACTCTCGACaatgaaaaggaagaaaaaagggCTGTTAATGATCAGGCTGTTTGGGTGTCTCGACAGAGCCTGAGACTGCTCACCCCTCCATGGGAGGTCCCgtatttggatggtgggagggcaAAAGAAAGGGAGCGAGAAAGGGAGAGGGAAGAGCGGGAGCGGAGGGAGGAGCTGGAAGTAGAGAGGGAGGTGTGCCAGTTGAGTATTGGAATGGGGGTCTTGGGAGGGGGAACAAGGTTGAGTCATGGTTTCACACATCAGGGGGTTGCAGGAGGGCATCCTTACGGAAATGCACACCCACCCTCCCACTCTTCCACTTGTGTAGTGGCCAGTATGGCCCACGACTGTCGAGATGAGAGGCAAAAACAGTCAAACATCCCCGAAGAAGATGTGGAAGTATCTCATTTTAACATGGGCCTTTCTAAGACAAATTCTGGGACCCCTCAGCACAGAACTATTATTTCTAAGACTAGTGGGTACCCTCCCTCCTCCCCTCATCTTTCAGTGGTGCGGGGTCTAGGACCCCCACATTTGTCCACCCTTGCCAGTCCTCAGCCACCTCCTTCTCCTGCCTTATTGGGGTCTGAAATAAGCAACACCACCTCTAACCTACCTCCATCCAAGACCACTCCCTCCCAGACCCCTACTCCCACTTCTGGTGGGGGGCCCTCTTCTACCTCCTCTTCTCGCTCTAGGACTCCCCTGTCATTGGCTCAACAGAAATACAAGAAGGGTGATGTGGTGTGCACCCCTAACGGTATTCGTAAGAAGTTCAACGGAAAGCAGTGGAGACGGCTGTGCTCCAGAGAGGGCTGCATGAAGGAGTCTCAGCGTCGAGGATACTGCTCTAGACACTTGTCCATGAGGACCAAAGAGATGGAAGCAGCAggtggagaaagaggaggaggaggaagcagcTCAGGTACAGTCACCCCTTCTGACCTGCGAGGGAGAGCGAGCAGTGAATTTGAGTGGGACGACACATCAAGAGAAGGCAGTGAGACCAGCAGTAGAGGAGACTCAAGACCCCGTCTGGTCCTCCCCTCCCTGCTCCCCCATGACGTGTCTTCACGCTTTGACTTTGATGAGTGTGAGGCAGCCACCATGCTTGTGTCATTAGGCAGCTCCCGCTCCGGTACCCCTTCTTTTTCTCCTGTCTCCAACCAGTCCCCCTTCTCTCCTGCCCCTTCTCCCTCACCCTCCCCACTTTTCGGCTTTAGGCCGGCCAACTTCTCTCCAATTACAGCCTCCCCAGTCCTGCCACACCGGAGGCACAGGCAACATAGTGGGGCGGGGGGAGGAGGAGGCAGTAAAGCAACAATTCCAGCTGGTGGAGGAGAAAGGGAGAGACACACTTCAGGCATCCAACCTTCCTTCCACAGCAACCTGATGTTTACAGTCCCCATGAGCCCCAAACGAAAGCCAGATGCGCCTCTTCCGCCACCCCTCACCTCACACCATCACGATTACACACCCAAGACAGAGCTAGAGCAGGGTGACCTCAGCAACTCTTTCAGGGTGCTCTCCCCACAGACACCAGCTTCACATTCCCGTACACATACACCCACTTTCTCACGGCCCAGGGGAGTCACCACACCCTCCTCCAGCAGGCCCCCGTCATCGACTGCTGTCTCCCCTCCTCCTTTGTTGGTGTCTCCaacccctccctcccccctcacTCCTGATGGAGGGCCTCGTCGTGTGGTCCCTGTTTCTCAACAGGCTTTGCGGGACTCCCCTGTCATTGTGAGGAATCCTGAAGTCCCTCTGGCAAAATTTACAGAATGCCCtgcaggaagaggaggtggagtaGGAGGGGGAAACGAGGGAGGGACTGATAAGTCTTCATCTATAGACACTAGCATAACCCTTACCCCTCAGCCAATTTCTGGCCTCCAAGTTCCAGTCCCTATTAATGCTGCTTCGGCTGCAGTTCCCAACGGCACAGTTATTTTACGAAGCCCAGCCCAAACCCTGGTGCTTGTGTCCCCATCACCTTCTCTGCCCACCACTGACACCCCTGCCACTCCCCTGCAGGCCCTGTCAGTTACCGTCAGCACAACAGTCACAGATCCCACTCCAAACAGCACAGACAGCTCCGGTGATCGAGGGGAAAACAGGGAGACAGGGTTTGGGGGTGAGGTCCAGCAGCCGGTTCCCTGTCACCCTTCTCCTACTGCACTTCTACCCTTGATCCTGCCAGCAGAAAACCTTCACCCTGTCCCTCGGAAGGACATCATAATGGGACGTCCTGGCACAG TGTGGACCAATGTAGAGCCCCGGTCAGTTCCAGTCTTCCCCTGGCATTCATTGGTTCCTTTTCTGGCACCCACCCAATCAGATGCTTCTTCTCAGCCAGGAGAGGGCCATCACCCAGTCAACCACCCCCAAGCAGCCAGTCTGAAGACAG AGTGTCATGGGGTGGCAGCGCTTACACAGGAGCCTGCAGAAGCACCTCCCACTGTAGAAAGAGGTCCCCCATCCCGGCCTCCCCCCTCTGCTGATGAAGCGCCTCCAGAGAAGGAGAAAGGAGATGCAGAGAGAGAAAGGCCTGACAGTGAGACAGAGAGTGACGTGGATGACCC CTTTCTCCCAGGAGTTGTGCCAGAGCAGCCCCTCTCTACATCACCAGTAAAGAGACGCACTCAGTCCCTTAGTGCGCTGCCCAAAGATGGAGACAAGAGCAGCCCCGGAAAG AGAGAAAAGGACCATATACGGCGACCAATGAATGCATTTATGATTTTTAGTAAGCGCCATCGAGCACTGGTACACCAGCGACACCCAAACCAGGACAACAGGACTGTTAGCAAGATTCTAGGGGAATGGTGGTATGCGCTGGGCCCTAAGGAGAAACAAAAGTACCATGATTTGGCCTTCCAG GTAAAAGAGGCCCATTTTAAGGCCCACCCAGACTGGAAGTGGTGCAACAAAGACAGGAAGAAGTCCAGCTCTGAAGGCCGAGGGGTCCCAGGGGGCAAAGACATCAGAGAGAGAAGCATGTCTGAATCCACAG AAGCCCACTCTGTGGAGTTGAAAGGAGTGGGCCCAGGTCTGGTGGGTGCATCTGAGAGGAGTACTGGAGAAAGCCATGTGGGGCAGCTTACCCGGCCACGGGCATTTTCTCAAAGTGCTGTGCACAGTCTGGAGCAGAGTGACAGGGGTAATACTCAGGCTTTGGCGGAACtggcacag ATGTGTGGGGATGGAGGTAATCAGTTTTCGAGCCATGCCCCACCCCTGTCACAGTCCCAGCGGGGGGTCAGTGAGGACATGACCAGTGATGAAGAGCGTATGGTCATCTGTGAAGAGGAGGGAGATGATGATGTCATTG AGGACCCTTATCCTAGCAGTTCCATTGACCTGAAATGTAAAGAGCGGGTGACTGACAGCGATAGTGAGAACGGGTCTGGGGATGAAAGTGAGAGGAAA AGAGTTTTTGCTCCAGTCATTTGCTCATCagcatcgtcatcttcatctcaCCCTACTCATCATGGCAGGAGTGTCTCGTTGTCCTCGTACCCCACCAGCAAGCGTTATGATGAGGGGAGATCTGGAGGGGGAGGGTTTTCAGAGCACAGGAGGAAGGgcggaggagagggagaggggaaGAACACATTTGTAGGAGAGGGTGGAGGAGGAGTGCCAGCTTCTTGTTTCTCCCTCTCTTCTGGCCAGTCTGTCATCTCCACCTCTCCAGCTGGAGGGCCTTCGTCCTCGTCAGTGGGTTCACTAGGTACAAACCCACTCTTGGGCATAGGCGCTGTGAGAGTAGCCTCCACAGTGGTGACCAATGTAATGCGTCCCGTCATCAGCACACCGCTCCCCATCGCCAGCAAACCCAGAGACGGCAGCGCGTCATCCAGCCCACATCCACCTGAAAAGAAGTCTCTGATCCCACAGCATCAGCAGCCGCAACTTCTGATTGGTTCAGGAGCCACAAGCGGGGCCGCAGCCGCAGGGGGTGGGTACTACTCTTCATCATCACCTAATCCTGTAGGTGCAGGGATGAGCCCAGGTGGTGTAGTAACTAATTTAGTATTAGGAGGGGCCCTCACTGCACAATCCGCTGTACAGCTCATCACCCCATCCCCTCAGCCGCAGCCCCCCCAGCAGCAGCAGACCCACCCCTCCACTGCTGTTTCAGCCCCACATAATCAAACCAATGGGCCTGTGCCTCTCCCACTGCTTCAGCCCCAGTTCCTCCCTGCTTCCTCCCTGGCACCCCCCGGGGGTAAGGCCATCACACAAGTACAGTATATCCTGCCCACCTTACCTGCCAACACCAACCCCAAGAGTCCGCCTCAGCAGCTCAGTCAGCCAACCAGTATCTTCaacctgcccacagctccaccgcCACACGCCGCCTTGGCCAATGGGAAGCAGCAAGGTTCGAGTTCACTGACAGGATATACATCAAGCCCGACAGTAGGCGTGGTCAGCCCAGGCGCGAGAG TGCAAACACAGTCGCCAGCACTCCAGGGTAAAATGCTTGTTCCCATGGCAACAGTACGGACTGCGCCGGCCCCTGCCCAGCAATTTCCCATTGTGGCTCCACCTCTTCCTGTCCAGAATGGTGCCCAGGCAGGAGGCAAG ATAATCCAGATTGCTCCGATGCCTTTGGTTCAGTCCCAGCTGCCTCAGGGTGGAGCAGTTCACTCTCCGAGCCCCTTTCCTGTCACAGTGGGGGCAGCTGCTGTGGTAGCTCCAAGTTCAGCGCCCTCACAGGCTGTTTTACTACCACCTGCACCTACCAG GATTACATATGTCCAGTCCACTCCAGGGGTCCCATCCACTGTGCCTCTTGTCTCCACAACAACAGGCTCTTCCCCCTCCCAGCAGGCTCTGCCAGTGCCTGGATCTGCATATGTTCCATCTCCCCTGGCAACTCTCGGGTTTACAGCCATTGCACCACCTGGACAGACCCTGGTTCAGCCCCTTATTGCAG GTCAGCCACCTCTCCTAGCCACAGCTCAGTCTCCACAGCCCTCCACTTCAGCCCCTGCCTCTGGCACTGGGGGCCAAATCGTCACCGCCATCTACCCTCCTTCACCTAgcgtcaccatggcaacagggGTGGTCTCCATGACAGCGGTGCCCCCCAGTGTGGTCTACTCAGTTTCCAGCCCTTCCAGCGCTTCCCCCCACATCCTGCCTAAACACACAGTGACCCCGACCACCACAATAACACACCCACATCCTCCGCAGCCACATCCGGACAGACCACCAGACAGGCACCTGCCTCTGGACAGACCCACGGACCGACAGAGCGACAGGCAAGCTGAGAGGCAGACGGAGATGCTGACACATTTGGACCGACAGTTGGAGAGGCAGACGCAGACCTCTAGCATTAGCAGCTCAGTGGCACCTCCCAGTGGCTCTGCTCTCTCCATCAGGCCCTGCAGTCCCCAACTCCAAATACAGACATCTG CCAGTACCCCAGGTACACCCAAGCTAACCCAGCTACCAGTCAGAACACCTCAGAAAGTGAAGGCAACTGTGGCGAACATCCCCGTGGGCAGCTATGAAGCAGGAGGccgagggaaagagagagaccGGGAGAAGGAAAGGGAAAGGGAGCGGGAGAGAGAACGGGAGAAGGAGCGGGAGAGGGAAAGGGAGAGAGAgcgggagagggagagggaggctgCAGCCAACAGCCACTTCTCCTTCGATCCTGAGCCGGGGCAGTCGGGCTCTCCATCGACACACCCCGCTGATGAGCTTCCGTCATCAGACAGACCCCTGGAGGGCTCCAGTGGAGTGGACTCTGACTCTAGGAACAGGGACAGCACAAGCACCAAAGAG GCTGGATGGAAGGaatccctcccctcctctcctttgCCACCTCCAGCAGCCACAGAGCTCACTTTGCCACCCCCACAGACAGATAAAGAAGGTCCTACACCCAAAAAGGTCAAAGCCCGCCCACCACCGCTGAAGAAAACCTTCGACTCTGTGGATAA GTCTGGCAGGGTGCTGTCAGAGGTGTACTTTGAGGAACGCTTTGCCGAGCTGCCGGAGTTTCGGCCTGAGGAGGTTCTGCCTTCGCCCACCCTGCAGAGTCTGGCCACTTCACCTCGTGCTATTCTGGGCAGTTACCGCCGCAAGAGGAAGAACTCTACAG ATTTGGACTCTGCAACTGATGAACAAGTTTCGCCTAAGAGAAAGAGTCGGCGACGCTCCAGCTGCAGCTCTGAGCCCAACACACCTAAAAGTGCTGCCAAGTGTGAGGGAGACATCTTCACCTTCGACAGAGCAG GCACAGAGGGAGAGGACATCCTGGCAGAACTGGAGTTTGAGAAGGTGCCGTACTCGTCCCTGCGAAGGACTCTGGACCAGAGGAGAGCACTGGTTATGCAGCTGTTCCAGGAGCAAGGCTTCTTTCCATCAG CTCAGGCCACTGCAGCCTTCCAGACACGATACTCCGATATATTCCCCACCAAGGTGTGTCTGCAGCTGAAGATCAGGGAAGTCCGGCAGAAGATCATGCAGACAGCCACCCCCTCCGATGCCTCTGCTTTTGGCATACCTGATTCGGCTGGCTCAGGACCTGGACCTTCCAGCTCCCAGTTGGGTGAAGGATCTGGAAGAGGAGTCGGCGAGCTGCAGGACGAAGAAATGGAGCAAGGGACTGAAGCGAGCCCGGAGGATCCTCGCGATTCACAGGACTCCTCGAGATGA